One genomic segment of Thermosipho africanus Ob7 includes these proteins:
- a CDS encoding glycosyltransferase has translation MKIFIIGYMHPKYDKRVFRTVKALSKDNEVIYQYWTDKEEIESKEGNIFYKPIKYEKNVKANPILKLMRRRKLDKKIVEMIKNYDYDIVYFHHFLASRPLAPFKVAKKRDKVVIYDIHEYHPENFLNTLKGFAKVLKEKVMWKIFERQLKMSDKLVFVSKETKSDIFEKLKINKPYLIIPNYASISVESKEKKKEISFVGKVTRNLSNEKKIIKRLIEKGFKFKIIGMDSDVFKDVPHEYTTFLPYEDMMEQLSKSAFSLISYNTVMSESYKNDIFALPHKYYDSIAAETPVIVKNTFVSMAKEVEKYGIGVVIDPNNVDKSVEKILKAYENYENLLENIKKYKDRFVWNEKKEKEFISFVLD, from the coding sequence GTGAAAATATTTATAATTGGTTATATGCATCCAAAGTACGATAAAAGGGTTTTTAGGACAGTAAAAGCATTATCAAAAGATAATGAAGTAATATATCAATATTGGACGGATAAAGAGGAAATAGAGTCTAAAGAGGGGAATATATTTTATAAGCCGATAAAATATGAAAAAAATGTCAAAGCTAACCCAATATTAAAATTAATGCGTAGAAGAAAATTAGATAAAAAGATAGTAGAAATGATAAAAAACTATGACTATGATATAGTATACTTTCATCATTTTCTTGCATCAAGACCGCTTGCACCATTTAAAGTAGCAAAAAAAAGAGATAAAGTGGTAATTTACGATATCCATGAATACCATCCTGAGAATTTTTTAAATACGCTAAAGGGCTTTGCAAAAGTTTTAAAAGAAAAAGTAATGTGGAAAATTTTTGAAAGACAATTAAAAATGTCTGATAAACTTGTTTTTGTATCAAAAGAAACAAAAAGTGATATCTTTGAAAAGTTGAAAATAAATAAGCCTTACTTAATTATTCCAAATTATGCAAGTATTTCTGTTGAAAGCAAAGAAAAAAAGAAAGAAATTTCTTTTGTGGGAAAAGTAACGAGAAATTTATCAAATGAAAAGAAAATAATAAAGAGGCTTATAGAAAAAGGCTTTAAATTTAAAATCATCGGAATGGATTCAGATGTTTTTAAAGATGTTCCTCATGAATATACCACTTTTTTACCGTACGAAGATATGATGGAACAGCTTTCAAAATCTGCATTTTCTTTGATTTCGTACAATACTGTAATGAGTGAAAGTTATAAAAATGATATATTTGCATTACCACATAAGTATTATGATTCTATAGCTGCTGAAACACCTGTAATAGTAAAAAATACTTTTGTGTCAATGGCAAAAGAAGTTGAAAAATATGGAATAGGTGTAGTTATAGATCCAAATAATGTAGATAAGTCTGTTGAAAAGATACTTAAAGCTTACGAAAACTATGAAAATCTTCTAGAAAACATAAAAAAATACAAAGATAGATTTGTTTGGAATGAAAAGAAAGAAAAAGAATTTATTAGTTTTGTGTTAGATTAG
- a CDS encoding glycosyltransferase family 2 protein codes for MKKVTIVIPTRNEEKHIEKCINSILENDYPKKEIIVVDGMSSDRTREILKGYKDIKIIDNPEKITPIALNIGIKNATGDYIMIAGAHSTYSKNYISECIKRLDEGKCEIAGGKVITRPGSDTKKAIAISKVLSHPFGIGGARYRINPQKEMYVDTVAYGIYKREVFEKVGTFNPNLVRNQDIEMNLRIKNAGMRILLVPNAESYYYARDNFKSLFKNNFQNGLWVILSTKYAKKAFSLRHLVPLFFVLFLLSILFVYKISFLKSVYFSILALYLFLNIFFSLKIALKEKSLKIFFYSFISFLVLHISYGLGSLVGIFKRLFSKG; via the coding sequence ATGAAAAAAGTAACAATTGTAATTCCAACAAGAAACGAGGAAAAGCATATTGAAAAATGTATAAATTCAATTTTAGAAAATGATTATCCCAAAAAAGAGATAATAGTTGTTGATGGGATGAGTAGTGATAGAACAAGAGAAATTTTAAAAGGATATAAAGATATAAAGATAATTGACAATCCAGAAAAAATTACTCCAATTGCACTTAATATTGGAATTAAAAATGCCACAGGAGATTACATTATGATAGCTGGAGCACATTCAACATACTCAAAAAATTATATCTCTGAATGTATAAAAAGATTAGACGAAGGAAAATGCGAGATAGCTGGTGGCAAGGTTATAACAAGGCCGGGAAGTGATACAAAAAAGGCGATAGCAATTTCAAAAGTTCTATCGCACCCATTTGGAATAGGTGGAGCAAGGTATAGGATAAATCCTCAAAAAGAAATGTATGTTGACACAGTAGCATATGGAATATACAAAAGAGAGGTATTTGAAAAGGTTGGAACTTTTAATCCAAATCTTGTGAGAAATCAAGATATTGAAATGAACCTAAGAATTAAAAATGCAGGGATGAGAATATTACTTGTTCCAAATGCAGAGAGCTATTACTATGCAAGAGATAATTTTAAAAGTTTATTTAAAAATAACTTTCAAAATGGATTGTGGGTTATTTTATCAACAAAGTATGCAAAAAAGGCTTTTTCTTTAAGGCACCTTGTTCCTTTGTTTTTTGTACTTTTTTTGCTTTCAATCTTATTTGTTTACAAAATTAGCTTTTTAAAAAGTGTGTACTTTTCAATATTAGCATTATATTTATTTTTAAACATATTTTTTTCTTTAAAAATAGCCTTAAAAGAAAAATCTTTAAAGATATTTTTTTATTCATTCATTTCATTTTTGGTTTTACATATTTCATATGGTCTTGGATCGCTTGTAGGGATATTCAAAAGATTATTTAGCAAGGGGTGA
- a CDS encoding acyltransferase, translating to MYISETAKIGKNVKFGHNVVIEDNVVIGDEVVLGHNVVVKEGTVIGKGCVIADNTVLGKKPFKASASATTEEKTLPPLVLGEYVTIGANCVVYRGAVLKDFVFVGDLASIREDVEIGEYTIIGRGVTVENKTRIGKYVKIETEAYITAISTIEDYCFVAPEVTFTKDNFLGRTEERKKYFKGPTLRKGARIGANATILPGIEIGEDALIAAGAVVTKNVPPKKIFAGVPAKEFRDVPEEQLLKNQKYYKE from the coding sequence ATGTATATTTCTGAAACTGCAAAAATAGGTAAGAATGTAAAATTTGGACATAACGTTGTAATTGAAGATAATGTAGTAATTGGTGATGAAGTAGTTTTAGGGCACAATGTAGTAGTTAAAGAGGGCACAGTTATTGGAAAAGGCTGTGTTATAGCAGATAATACCGTTTTAGGTAAAAAGCCTTTTAAGGCAAGTGCTTCGGCTACAACCGAAGAGAAAACTTTGCCACCTCTTGTTTTGGGAGAATATGTAACAATAGGTGCTAACTGTGTTGTATATAGAGGAGCAGTTTTGAAAGATTTTGTTTTTGTTGGAGACCTTGCAAGTATTAGAGAAGATGTAGAAATAGGTGAATATACAATTATTGGTAGAGGCGTTACTGTTGAAAATAAAACAAGGATTGGAAAGTATGTAAAAATAGAAACAGAAGCTTATATAACGGCAATTTCTACCATAGAGGATTACTGTTTTGTAGCACCGGAAGTTACATTTACTAAAGATAACTTTCTTGGAAGGACGGAAGAAAGAAAGAAATACTTTAAGGGACCAACTTTGAGAAAAGGTGCCAGGATAGGCGCAAATGCAACTATTTTACCTGGGATTGAAATAGGAGAAGATGCATTAATTGCTGCAGGTGCTGTCGTTACAAAAAACGTGCCACCTAAAAAAATATTTGCAGGTGTCCCCGCAAAAGAATTTAGAGATGTACCAGAAGAGCAACTTTTGAAAAATCAAAAGTATTATAAAGAATGA
- a CDS encoding nuclease-related domain-containing protein has product MCLSRKAIIANDAVLEIEKGEFIQIDHLIFHKKGIFVIETKNWNGALICDKDIWRLKVGNIWQEFSSPSKQNQRHAKLLLKWFENNLPERLCKKVKNCVFPVVVFPRANWIKVKNCSMPVFKGKLSLLLYIISQKNKIFEEHELICCS; this is encoded by the coding sequence ATGTGTCTTTCAAGAAAAGCAATAATTGCTAATGACGCTGTTTTAGAGATAGAAAAAGGGGAGTTTATTCAAATTGATCATTTGATTTTTCATAAAAAAGGAATATTTGTAATAGAGACAAAAAATTGGAATGGAGCTTTAATATGTGACAAAGATATTTGGAGACTTAAGGTAGGAAACATTTGGCAAGAATTTTCGAGTCCTTCAAAGCAAAATCAAAGACATGCTAAACTACTTTTAAAATGGTTTGAAAACAACCTTCCGGAAAGATTATGCAAAAAGGTTAAAAACTGTGTTTTTCCTGTAGTTGTTTTTCCAAGGGCAAATTGGATAAAAGTAAAAAATTGTTCGATGCCTGTCTTTAAGGGAAAACTTTCACTGCTTTTATACATAATAAGTCAAAAAAATAAAATCTTTGAAGAGCACGAATTGATATGTTGCAGCTAA
- a CDS encoding RAMP superfamily CRISPR-associated protein has protein sequence MNKELRIKFKTLSPLWTGNYRGITNEIRPSSLIGSLRFWLDIICYFSGLQINDLGSFDPEKFQNFILKEGTDFESLNKIFSEFGLSLSSKIFGCNNWEGWIRIKEIKPVGKYCFGNYLNLDNGYRKPYFWGTFEVTFEVEEKIINPIFYPLLYFMELYGFWGGKWSLGYGRLQVVNIEIDGKILNSEQWRKNEFKFKLFGNENKFFLENSEKSDIVNVEEGEEKDFEILLSKNEKINVLFLKNIDGKGYSELIKKLKEIKSNKLNEYKNGSKSMGSKIFPLFTYQIQKDKYERHLKVGFISFVNF, from the coding sequence ATGAATAAAGAGCTAAGAATAAAATTTAAAACTCTCAGTCCTTTGTGGACAGGAAACTATAGAGGAATAACTAATGAAATAAGGCCTTCAAGCTTAATTGGCTCTTTAAGGTTTTGGTTGGATATTATTTGTTATTTTTCTGGTTTACAAATCAATGATTTAGGAAGTTTTGATCCAGAAAAATTTCAAAACTTTATTTTAAAAGAGGGGACTGATTTTGAATCTTTGAACAAAATTTTTTCTGAATTTGGACTAAGTTTATCTTCCAAAATTTTTGGTTGTAATAATTGGGAAGGATGGATTAGGATAAAAGAAATAAAACCAGTCGGGAAATATTGTTTTGGTAACTATTTAAATTTAGATAATGGTTATAGAAAACCGTATTTTTGGGGGACTTTTGAAGTTACTTTTGAAGTAGAAGAAAAGATAATTAATCCGATATTTTATCCCTTGTTGTATTTTATGGAATTATATGGTTTTTGGGGAGGAAAATGGTCTTTAGGATATGGAAGGTTACAAGTTGTGAATATAGAAATAGATGGGAAGATATTGAACAGTGAACAATGGAGAAAAAATGAATTTAAATTTAAACTATTTGGAAATGAGAATAAATTTTTTTTAGAAAATAGTGAAAAAAGTGACATTGTTAATGTTGAAGAGGGCGAAGAAAAAGATTTTGAGATTTTATTATCTAAAAATGAAAAGATTAACGTTTTATTTTTAAAAAATATTGACGGCAAAGGTTATAGTGAATTAATAAAAAAACTTAAAGAAATTAAATCTAATAAACTAAATGAATATAAAAATGGAAGCAAGAGTATGGGAAGTAAAATATTTCCTTTGTTTACCTATCAAATTCAAAAAGATAAATATGAGAGACATTTAAAAGTTGGTTTTATCTCATTTGTTAATTTTTGA
- a CDS encoding RAMP superfamily CRISPR-associated protein produces the protein MKKSLKFETYKKMLEEGKKNEMLEYNGLMTNNNPLNLIEKAERLSGILREDELKNYISRLIPYSFIFWAEIELINPYFSKDDEDYNLTKKNLCIKDKAFKIPMIRGSAWKGAFANAFKILINESLFSSNTEEKAIDYIQSFARIFGTGSMEFRKFTKMLSELLEDKLKEKDMHEIIKYLIFELGLRLKKEDIDNLRKKENFKDWVRNNIWKKYGETSEKNLPFFLKPHKGRAIFYPTFFSRLSTEVINPHSKEERKGKRPIFFEVVSKYSRGIVQIVYIPFDGIRLEREVLKDQVEKDVKFIELSFKKVSDIGIGAKSKLGWGRFTIKSKKLKFAAMR, from the coding sequence ATGAAAAAATCACTTAAGTTTGAAACATATAAAAAAATGCTGGAAGAAGGTAAAAAAAATGAAATGCTTGAATATAACGGTTTAATGACAAATAATAATCCACTAAATTTGATAGAAAAAGCAGAAAGACTAAGTGGAATTTTAAGAGAGGATGAGTTGAAAAATTATATAAGTAGGTTAATACCTTATTCGTTTATTTTTTGGGCAGAAATCGAGCTAATTAATCCATATTTTTCGAAAGATGATGAAGATTATAACTTAACTAAGAAAAATTTATGTATTAAGGATAAGGCTTTTAAAATACCTATGATTAGAGGTTCTGCTTGGAAAGGAGCATTTGCTAATGCTTTTAAAATATTAATTAATGAATCATTGTTTTCATCAAATACTGAAGAAAAAGCAATTGACTATATACAATCTTTTGCAAGAATATTTGGAACAGGTTCTATGGAATTTAGGAAATTTACGAAAATGTTGAGTGAATTACTTGAGGATAAATTGAAAGAAAAAGATATGCATGAGATAATTAAGTATTTAATATTTGAATTAGGTCTGAGATTGAAAAAAGAAGATATAGATAATTTGAGAAAAAAGGAAAATTTCAAAGATTGGGTAAGAAATAACATCTGGAAAAAGTATGGAGAAACATCAGAAAAGAATCTTCCTTTTTTCTTGAAACCACATAAAGGGCGCGCAATATTTTATCCTACGTTTTTTAGTAGACTGTCAACGGAAGTCATTAATCCTCACAGCAAAGAAGAAAGAAAAGGGAAAAGGCCTATTTTTTTTGAAGTTGTCTCTAAATATTCAAGAGGGATTGTTCAAATTGTTTATATACCATTTGATGGAATAAGGTTAGAGAGAGAAGTTTTAAAAGATCAAGTAGAAAAAGATGTAAAATTTATAGAATTATCTTTTAAAAAGGTTTCCGACATAGGAATTGGTGCAAAAAGCAAATTAGGTTGGGGAAGATTTACTATAAAAAGCAAAAAATTGAAATTTGCTGCAATGAGGTGA
- a CDS encoding CRISPR-associated protein Csx11 → MLKAEAGALLFNIGKTHAGIKNWIEYFPNAEQKIKRYEDYFNKLFKDEIDEIDQVFEEFFNQKIRLPNLSEVEWIKVFDGNFKGIFFRGCENLNSGIDKGFPKEILKSLYISNAFGGFIENVEEKNFDEKRKQFLKNLYEYLKDNNDFKNSDWQQVRNWILSEIKNWYTHLLSDSRFPVNDVTLYDQVYMVASLFKATLSGLYLYEEKVDEYINNPSNIKWCILGIQYDKLGLSEKALKISNIQWYRKNIKEVDRKVKQLLEEECPIGNEVYRDETGIYFVVSELLKGKKEGEFYKLRDDLKELEERIIEKFRNVFNDEIYPAIFLSESSRGLMNLGRLIEKAPENFLKAKVLYKNNENNNKNSLKIGICQICGVRTVEKKGKLNELICDTCLKRQEERMKNWLDNRNGETIWLDELQDKNGRIALITLKFESNEWINGDLVNTFLTNDINTLYNKSKDFHILFKEMCNTLKAVKDLSKKSKSYGLKAFTSDDLSKLKDEELFEYLNEIERIIEPISESTIISKFGKLEKSGEKYLIIKNNHSDLIKNLLNNNKFKKFLKIYDFKIFKELAMEVYKKSFNDFIKQIFFGNIVDTNWEIFIKSTRLKNKIDFNKEEIHWEFLDDRDIEFLSTLLLQFLLRKNPSPARLRRIWETTKNFFENLEKEKLKLLNFPKSRCQRLYWERVNIPDGEYADGDILFWAKNNTVYLISSIEKVANKDSFEIKKIDDDSHIIKKLYIEDANEEEYEPFFTILSPTPVSWQFIIPAEYVPNLIESVKDEYYRHFKWVYGKLPLHIGIVIQNYKKPLYVGLKALRKIRRDFQKWEDLKKKIVVSDFKSRQKHAGCCCSFDENNSEKYYSLFERADAVQRGYAFYLYPSDDGKVWIDTTQNSNDKDIFWFYPNTFDFEFLDSNARRNEIYYEKGRRKISIKKNRPYDIEDWQYFSKFNKFFKDEVNSESKLQKLVTLIYSKLADWNDLYSLKIFMLSSFVNILELKGTKKDEFAKVFGVENWESLEKMPEDKFEEKLYMFIDMFEFWYRILKV, encoded by the coding sequence ATATTAAAGGCTGAAGCTGGTGCGTTACTTTTTAACATTGGAAAAACTCATGCTGGGATTAAAAATTGGATAGAATATTTCCCTAATGCTGAGCAAAAAATTAAAAGATATGAAGATTATTTTAATAAATTATTTAAAGATGAGATTGATGAAATAGATCAAGTATTTGAAGAATTTTTTAATCAAAAAATTAGGCTACCTAATTTATCAGAAGTTGAATGGATAAAAGTTTTTGATGGAAATTTTAAGGGAATTTTCTTTAGAGGATGTGAAAATCTAAACTCGGGGATTGATAAAGGATTTCCTAAAGAAATACTAAAAAGTTTATATATTTCAAATGCTTTTGGAGGTTTTATTGAAAATGTAGAAGAAAAGAATTTTGATGAAAAGAGAAAGCAATTTTTAAAAAATTTATATGAATATTTAAAAGATAATAATGATTTTAAAAATTCTGATTGGCAGCAAGTAAGAAATTGGATTTTATCAGAAATAAAAAATTGGTACACGCATTTATTGAGTGACAGTAGATTTCCTGTTAACGATGTTACTTTATATGATCAAGTTTATATGGTGGCTTCGCTTTTTAAAGCAACTTTATCAGGATTATACTTATACGAAGAAAAAGTTGATGAGTACATTAATAATCCTAGTAATATAAAATGGTGTATACTTGGTATTCAATATGATAAATTAGGTCTTTCAGAAAAAGCATTAAAGATATCAAATATACAATGGTATAGAAAAAATATAAAAGAGGTAGATCGCAAAGTAAAACAACTTTTAGAAGAGGAATGCCCGATTGGGAATGAAGTTTACAGAGATGAAACGGGAATATATTTTGTTGTTTCTGAACTTTTAAAAGGAAAAAAAGAAGGTGAATTTTATAAATTAAGAGATGATTTAAAAGAACTAGAAGAAAGAATAATTGAAAAATTTAGAAACGTCTTTAATGATGAGATATATCCTGCTATTTTTCTTTCAGAATCATCAAGAGGGCTAATGAATTTGGGAAGATTAATTGAAAAAGCACCAGAAAATTTTTTAAAAGCTAAGGTGTTGTATAAAAATAATGAAAATAACAATAAAAACAGCTTGAAAATAGGTATTTGTCAAATATGTGGGGTAAGAACAGTTGAGAAGAAAGGTAAGTTAAACGAATTAATATGTGATACCTGCTTAAAAAGGCAAGAGGAAAGAATGAAAAACTGGTTAGATAATAGAAATGGTGAGACTATTTGGCTGGATGAACTACAAGACAAAAATGGAAGAATAGCACTTATAACTTTAAAATTTGAATCAAATGAATGGATTAATGGAGATTTAGTAAATACTTTTTTAACTAATGATATAAATACTTTATATAATAAAAGTAAGGACTTTCACATTTTATTTAAAGAAATGTGTAATACTTTAAAAGCTGTTAAAGATTTGAGCAAAAAATCAAAATCGTATGGGTTAAAAGCTTTTACTTCGGATGATTTAAGTAAACTTAAAGATGAAGAATTATTTGAATATTTAAATGAGATCGAAAGGATAATAGAGCCAATTTCCGAAAGTACTATTATAAGTAAATTTGGAAAGTTAGAAAAATCTGGAGAGAAATATTTAATTATTAAAAATAATCATTCAGATTTAATTAAAAATTTATTAAATAATAATAAGTTTAAAAAATTTCTTAAAATATATGATTTTAAAATTTTCAAAGAATTAGCTATGGAAGTTTATAAAAAAAGTTTTAATGATTTTATTAAACAAATTTTCTTTGGAAATATAGTAGATACCAATTGGGAAATTTTTATTAAAAGTACTAGATTAAAGAACAAAATAGACTTTAATAAAGAGGAAATTCATTGGGAATTTCTTGACGATAGAGATATTGAATTTCTATCAACTTTATTATTACAATTTCTCCTCAGAAAAAATCCTTCTCCTGCAAGACTTAGGAGAATTTGGGAAACAACAAAAAATTTCTTTGAGAATTTAGAAAAGGAAAAATTAAAATTATTGAATTTTCCCAAGAGTAGATGTCAAAGATTGTATTGGGAAAGAGTAAATATTCCAGATGGTGAATATGCTGATGGAGATATTCTTTTCTGGGCTAAAAACAATACGGTATATTTAATTTCATCGATAGAGAAAGTTGCAAACAAAGATTCATTTGAAATTAAAAAAATTGATGATGATTCCCACATTATTAAAAAGCTTTATATAGAGGACGCAAATGAAGAAGAATACGAACCATTTTTTACAATACTTTCTCCAACACCAGTAAGTTGGCAGTTTATTATTCCTGCAGAATATGTTCCAAATTTGATTGAAAGCGTAAAAGATGAATATTATAGGCATTTCAAATGGGTTTATGGAAAGCTCCCTTTACATATTGGGATTGTTATTCAAAATTATAAGAAACCTTTGTATGTTGGGCTGAAAGCACTAAGAAAAATTAGAAGAGATTTTCAAAAATGGGAGGATTTGAAGAAAAAAATTGTTGTTAGTGATTTTAAGAGTAGACAAAAGCATGCTGGTTGTTGCTGCAGCTTTGATGAAAATAATAGTGAAAAATATTATTCTTTATTTGAAAGAGCAGACGCTGTTCAAAGAGGATATGCTTTTTATCTATATCCTAGCGATGATGGGAAAGTATGGATTGATACAACACAAAATTCAAATGACAAAGATATTTTTTGGTTTTATCCTAATACATTTGATTTTGAGTTTTTAGATTCAAATGCAAGAAGAAATGAAATATATTATGAAAAAGGGAGAAGGAAAATATCAATTAAGAAAAATAGACCATACGATATAGAAGATTGGCAATATTTTAGTAAGTTTAATAAATTTTTCAAGGATGAAGTTAATTCTGAATCAAAGCTTCAAAAATTAGTTACACTTATATATTCAAAATTGGCTGACTGGAATGATCTATATTCTCTAAAAATCTTCATGCTTTCTTCTTTTGTGAATATCTTAGAACTAAAGGGAACTAAAAAGGATGAGTTTGCAAAAGTTTTCGGAGTGGAAAACTGGGAAAGTTTGGAAAAAATGCCAGAAGATAAATTTGAAGAAAAATTATATATGTTTATCGATATGTTTGAATTTTGGTATAGAATTTTGAAGGTATAA
- a CDS encoding RAMP superfamily CRISPR-associated protein gives MVDHMLVTNKRIFAQAMDPIYIGTGGYNIGRVDNTIVRDPITNLPKIPGSTLAGTWRYYSALELVSRVKDYQPSFKDIKSINGENFSSKLKNAKWKNDFPFGEHDWKSYPGNKVARIKCAGQDDLPNKSIDDIEEETGHCGHCIVCKSFGFSKKDISMQGLVFFSDLKILLYPVFTMQGTKWITSEGLLKEAGVLDSTKENNVNKLVYYVITDEDNKEGHINLGWLYFPYKKVETNIDLSLLEGAISLSDIVIVPEHLISQIINSNLEVRTSVSINPITGAAKEGALFTSEAIPRGTIFYGEIRFFDRSKLIEDLPSKEFVFKMLEDSKKYYETLGVGGMTTRGFGRMKVLTKLNKSNGGDSNEKS, from the coding sequence ATGGTAGATCATATGCTTGTTACAAATAAAAGGATTTTTGCACAAGCCATGGATCCTATTTATATAGGTACTGGAGGATATAACATTGGAAGAGTTGATAATACAATAGTTAGAGATCCTATAACAAATTTACCAAAAATCCCGGGAAGCACTTTAGCAGGTACATGGAGATATTATTCTGCTTTAGAATTAGTAAGTAGAGTAAAAGACTATCAGCCAAGTTTTAAGGATATAAAAAGTATAAATGGAGAAAATTTTAGTAGTAAATTGAAAAATGCCAAATGGAAAAATGATTTTCCATTTGGTGAACATGATTGGAAAAGTTATCCAGGAAATAAAGTTGCAAGAATAAAATGCGCTGGTCAGGATGATTTGCCAAATAAGAGTATTGATGATATTGAAGAAGAAACTGGGCATTGTGGACATTGTATAGTCTGTAAGTCATTTGGTTTTTCAAAAAAAGATATATCAATGCAAGGCTTAGTTTTCTTTTCGGATTTAAAGATATTACTTTATCCAGTTTTTACCATGCAAGGTACAAAATGGATAACATCGGAAGGGTTGTTAAAGGAAGCTGGGGTTTTAGATAGTACTAAGGAAAATAATGTTAACAAACTGGTTTATTATGTAATTACTGATGAAGACAATAAGGAAGGTCATATCAATCTTGGATGGTTATATTTTCCGTACAAAAAAGTGGAAACTAATATAGATTTATCTTTATTAGAAGGTGCTATTTCTCTAAGTGATATAGTAATCGTTCCTGAGCATCTTATTTCACAGATAATAAACTCTAATTTAGAAGTAAGAACATCGGTATCTATTAATCCAATAACAGGGGCGGCCAAAGAAGGTGCACTTTTTACTTCTGAAGCAATTCCAAGAGGTACCATTTTTTATGGTGAGATAAGATTTTTTGATCGCAGTAAGTTAATTGAAGACTTACCATCAAAAGAATTTGTTTTTAAAATGTTGGAAGATTCTAAAAAGTATTACGAAACACTCGGTGTAGGAGGTATGACAACTAGAGGATTTGGAAGGATGAAGGTTTTAACAAAACTTAATAAAAGTAACGGGGGAGATAGCAATGAAAAATCTTGA
- a CDS encoding ATP-binding protein, giving the protein MTKSDLYNLKILKNIRQRDYLTVGGALLSGKDNLFGYAKISYARFKGISLSTKEFIDQKEYSGPLYKKVESAFNFAIEHIEKRGEIKGLKREDSYIVPIEAIREALVNAVVHRDYSIKGSDIKLAIFDDRVEITSPGGLPVNLSVDLILQGLSEIRNRVIARFFKEIG; this is encoded by the coding sequence TTGACAAAGTCCGATTTATATAATCTAAAAATATTGAAGAATATAAGGCAAAGAGATTATTTAACAGTGGGCGGGGCACTGTTAAGTGGTAAAGATAATCTTTTTGGTTATGCCAAGATTAGCTATGCAAGATTTAAAGGAATTAGCTTATCCACAAAGGAATTTATTGATCAAAAAGAGTATTCTGGACCTCTTTACAAAAAAGTTGAAAGTGCATTTAATTTTGCTATAGAGCACATTGAAAAAAGAGGAGAGATAAAAGGGTTAAAAAGAGAAGATAGTTATATTGTTCCAATTGAAGCAATCAGAGAAGCTTTAGTGAATGCTGTTGTTCATAGGGACTATTCGATTAAAGGATCAGATATCAAACTTGCAATTTTTGATGATAGAGTTGAAATAACTTCTCCGGGTGGACTTCCTGTGAATCTAAGTGTTGATCTTATTCTGCAAGGTCTCTCAGAAATTAGAAATAGAGTTATTGCAAGATTTTTTAAAGAAATAGGTTAA
- the iscB gene encoding RNA-guided endonuclease IscB — MYDTTTYTQPVTVGIDIGSKTVGISAITEKQELLSMEVELRQDIKKLLLERREYRRNRRYRKRRYRKPRFLNRRRYKGWLAPSVQWKVNTHIRLVNLIAKILPVTKIVIEIAPFGTHKIVNPDVEGIQYQEGPQKSFSDVREYCLWCAGYKSELSGKKGILEVHHIIPRSKGGTDNPSNLIVLTAEEHKALHECKIKIPLNGTLENFLEDKTGHYTKLIQSKGGLDHQIL; from the coding sequence GTGTATGACACAACGACATACACACAACCTGTTACTGTCGGAATAGACATTGGATCAAAAACAGTTGGTATTTCAGCAATAACAGAAAAACAAGAACTACTCAGTATGGAAGTAGAACTACGACAAGATATAAAGAAATTGCTTTTAGAGAGAAGAGAGTATAGAAGAAACAGAAGGTACCGCAAAAGAAGATATAGAAAACCAAGATTTTTGAACAGGCGTCGATACAAAGGATGGCTTGCGCCAAGTGTTCAATGGAAGGTTAATACACACATCAGACTGGTTAATTTAATAGCCAAGATACTGCCAGTTACAAAAATTGTAATTGAAATAGCACCATTTGGTACACACAAAATAGTTAATCCTGACGTAGAAGGTATTCAATATCAAGAAGGCCCACAAAAAAGTTTTAGTGATGTAAGAGAATACTGTTTGTGGTGCGCAGGATATAAATCAGAACTGTCAGGTAAAAAAGGCATACTTGAAGTCCATCATATTATTCCAAGAAGTAAAGGTGGTACTGATAATCCCTCTAATTTAATAGTATTAACTGCAGAAGAACACAAAGCCTTGCATGAATGTAAGATTAAAATTCCACTGAATGGTACTTTGGAAAATTTTTTAGAAGACAAAACAGGTCATTACACAAAGCTAATCCAATCAAAGGGGGGATTAGACCATCAAATACTGTAA